A stretch of DNA from Campylobacter concisus:
GAACGATATGGATCATAATGCACTTTTAATCCAGCTTGGCTATAACGTCAATGAAACGACCACTGCTCAAATGTGTAGAATTTTAAACAATACTGATGGTCTTTTGCCAAAGAGCATAATTGAACTAAACGATCATTTAAAGCCGCACCTTTGTTTTGTGGCGATGAGTGGAAGTGAAGATAGACTAAAGATAAAAAATGTAGCTACCGTTAATGAAATAAAAGAGCGAGTTGATGAAATCATAAAAAACTGGGCTAATAAATATAAAATGGAGCTAAAAAAGATAAATGAAACAACTTACTATATAATGGGAAAGATAAGGGACTGAAAATGAAATATGATATTGTAATTATTGGTTTTGGAAAAGCTGGCAAAACGCTAGCAGTTAAAGCTGCCGCACTTGGCAAAAAAGTGGCTCTTATAGAGAGATCGCCAAAGATGTACGGAGGTACTTGCATAAATGTTGGCTGCATACCAACCAAACGTCTAATAACAGCCGCTAAAGAGGCAAAATTTGTAAATAATAGCGTTGAGAGCGAATATTACACACTTAGTGTGGAAAATAAAAATAAGCTAATTTCAGCTTTGAATGCTAAAAACTATGTGATGCTAAATGATAAAGAAAATATCGATGTGATCGATGGTGTTGGCTCATTTGCTAGTGAAAATAGCGTACTTGTAACAACGACAAGCGGCGAGAAAAAGATAATAGAGGGCGATTTTATTATCATAAATAGTGGCTCAAAAGAGGCAGATGCTCCTTTTGAGGTTGTAAGCTCAAATGTATTTTCAAGCCAAACTTTGCTTGATCTAAAAAATTTACCAAAGCATTTTGTCATTATCGGTAGTGGTTTTATCGGTATAGAGTTTGCATCAATGTTTGCAAATTTTGGCTCAAAAGTGACTATCGTAGGACGTTCAAAACTACTTAAAAACGAAGATGATGATATAGCTAATAGCGTAAAAGAGGCTCTTAGAGTCCAAGGCGTTGAAATTTTAGAGGATTGCGAGATAGGGTGCGTTAAAGAGAATGTATTAAATTTCAAGCAAAATGGTGAGCAAAGATGCCTTAGGGCTGATGCATTTTTGATCGCGCTTGGCAGAGTGGCAAATGTGGATGATTTAAATTTAAAAGCTGCTGGAGTTGAGCTAAATGAAAAAGGCTTTATAAAGACAAATGAAAATCTTCAAACAAATGTGCCAAACATCTATGCGGTAGGCGACGTGCGCGGCGGAGAGCTTTTTACTTACACGAGCTTGGATGATTTTAGGATAGTTTATTCACAAATTTTTGGTGATAAAAAGAGAAATACTAAAAATAGAAGCATTCACGCAAATGTACTATTTAC
This window harbors:
- a CDS encoding dihydrolipoyl dehydrogenase family protein, translating into MKYDIVIIGFGKAGKTLAVKAAALGKKVALIERSPKMYGGTCINVGCIPTKRLITAAKEAKFVNNSVESEYYTLSVENKNKLISALNAKNYVMLNDKENIDVIDGVGSFASENSVLVTTTSGEKKIIEGDFIIINSGSKEADAPFEVVSSNVFSSQTLLDLKNLPKHFVIIGSGFIGIEFASMFANFGSKVTIVGRSKLLKNEDDDIANSVKEALRVQGVEILEDCEIGCVKENVLNFKQNGEQRCLRADAFLIALGRVANVDDLNLKAAGVELNEKGFIKTNENLQTNVPNIYAVGDVRGGELFTYTSLDDFRIVYSQIFGDKKRNTKNRSIHANVLFTDTPLARIGVNAKEASKFGLNFKELKLSMATVPGAKVLNHDVGMLKAIVDVQSGEILGASFHCIYANELINEIAIAMNLKANANFFKNQIFTHPSISEALNDLFGQF